A window of the Sphingomonas piscis genome harbors these coding sequences:
- the rpmA gene encoding 50S ribosomal protein L27, with product MAHKKAGGSSRNGRDSESKRLGVKLFGGQSARAGNIIVRQRGTKWHPGDNVGIGKDHTLFALTDGAVAFRDGKLGRKYVHIMPVQAAEAAE from the coding sequence ATGGCACATAAGAAAGCAGGCGGCTCGTCCCGCAACGGTCGCGACTCCGAGTCGAAGCGCCTGGGCGTAAAGCTGTTCGGCGGCCAGTCGGCACGCGCCGGCAATATCATCGTTCGTCAGCGCGGGACCAAATGGCACCCGGGCGACAACGTCGGCATTGGCAAGGATCACACCCTTTTCGCGCTTACCGACGGTGCGGTCGCATTCCGCGACGGCAAGCTTGGCCGCAAGTACGTGCATATTATGCCGGTACAAGCAGCCGAAGCGGCAGAATAG
- a CDS encoding GNAT family N-acetyltransferase: protein MFARTSRLMLRPAWAEDARVLGNLLADAMICRALWHPVDQGDWVPQPSDPLLPSLLIFERTSGAPRLIGACGLSRRASGALVLKVWIDPAQRGRGFASEACAALLEIAATLGFRQIEAGHEADDPAAAALLGKLGFRSTGLAALPSGKSSKRQVPTNLLRARLCDKREALAA, encoded by the coding sequence ATGTTCGCAAGGACCTCAAGGCTGATGCTGCGCCCCGCCTGGGCCGAGGACGCGCGCGTGCTTGGTAACCTGCTTGCGGATGCGATGATCTGCCGCGCTCTCTGGCACCCTGTGGACCAAGGCGACTGGGTCCCTCAGCCCAGCGATCCGTTGCTGCCGTCGCTGCTCATCTTCGAACGCACGTCAGGCGCCCCTCGACTAATCGGCGCTTGCGGCCTCTCGCGGCGCGCATCGGGTGCGCTTGTCCTGAAGGTCTGGATCGATCCGGCGCAGCGCGGACGGGGTTTCGCCAGCGAGGCTTGCGCGGCCTTGCTCGAGATTGCGGCAACGCTTGGCTTCCGCCAGATCGAGGCCGGTCACGAGGCAGACGACCCCGCGGCAGCGGCGCTGCTCGGCAAGCTGGGTTTCCGATCGACGGGTCTGGCCGCTCTACCGTCGGGCAAGTCCAGCAAGCGACAGGTGCCGACCAATCTGCTTCGTGCGCGCCTGTGCGACAAGCGGGAGGCGCTCGCCGCCTGA
- a CDS encoding metal-dependent hydrolase, whose amino-acid sequence MATVIETRTPSDLSILPRDRRFARTQPASRLWHGGNITATAIFNALSATFPKGEAFFVESVRAFRDGVPPHLASEIRAFTTQEAIHSREHLAFNRLASDVGYDLTRLEAKVDERLSLLNGKPPIVGLAATMALEHFTAMFAHELLKNSKHLDGADPSVAELWRWHAVEEIEHKAVAFDTWMHATKTWSRAKRWRVKAQVMLIITSHFIKDRAAGALELMRQDGVTGPKANASLLWYLFGRPGMFRKVAGPWLSYFLPGFHPWKIDDRELLRAYEEGQAPSPEPARKVRGAA is encoded by the coding sequence ATGGCTACCGTGATCGAGACTCGAACTCCGAGCGACCTCAGCATCCTGCCCCGAGACCGACGGTTTGCACGTACGCAGCCCGCATCGCGGCTATGGCACGGCGGCAACATCACCGCGACGGCGATATTCAACGCATTGTCCGCCACCTTTCCAAAGGGCGAGGCCTTTTTCGTCGAAAGCGTGCGCGCGTTTCGCGACGGTGTGCCGCCGCACCTGGCTAGTGAAATCAGGGCGTTCACCACGCAGGAGGCGATCCACAGCCGCGAGCATCTGGCCTTCAATCGGCTCGCCTCCGACGTCGGTTACGACCTGACCAGGTTGGAGGCAAAAGTCGACGAGCGGCTGTCATTGCTTAATGGCAAGCCGCCGATCGTCGGACTCGCCGCAACAATGGCGCTCGAGCATTTCACCGCCATGTTCGCGCACGAGCTTCTGAAGAACTCCAAACATTTGGATGGTGCCGACCCCAGCGTTGCGGAGCTCTGGCGCTGGCATGCGGTCGAGGAGATCGAGCATAAGGCGGTGGCGTTCGACACCTGGATGCATGCGACGAAGACCTGGTCGCGGGCCAAACGCTGGCGGGTCAAGGCGCAAGTGATGCTGATCATTACCAGCCACTTCATCAAGGACCGCGCTGCCGGAGCGCTGGAGCTGATGCGGCAGGACGGTGTGACCGGACCAAAAGCCAATGCGAGCCTGCTTTGGTATCTGTTCGGCAGGCCGGGCATGTTCCGCAAGGTGGCGGGTCCGTGGCTCAGTTACTTCCTGCCCGGCTTCCACCCTTGGAAGATCGACGACCGCGAGCTGCTGCGCGCTTACGAGGAAGGCCAGGCACCATCGCCCGAGCCTGCCCGCAAGGTTCGCGGCGCGGCCTGA
- a CDS encoding TetR/AcrR family transcriptional regulator: MSISRQRLNQSESRSVALEAARRILIDKGPQAVTLKAVAAEIGRTHANLLHHFGSAAGLQAELARTIADRVNAAIAEAVQRFREGRSAPKEIVDLVFDAFDREGAGALAAWMILNGNKEALNPVLGAIHDLVDRLAQGQPGRPVPEVTLSLILGAVGDSLLGQPIAQALGLPGDAARRLALETLVRQLGC, translated from the coding sequence GTGTCAATATCTCGCCAGCGCCTGAACCAGTCCGAGAGCCGGTCTGTCGCATTGGAGGCCGCACGCCGGATCCTCATCGACAAGGGGCCTCAGGCGGTGACACTGAAGGCGGTCGCTGCCGAGATCGGCCGCACCCACGCCAATCTCCTCCACCATTTCGGTTCAGCGGCCGGTCTCCAGGCGGAGCTTGCCCGAACCATCGCCGACCGGGTCAACGCCGCCATCGCCGAGGCGGTGCAGCGCTTTCGTGAGGGACGCAGCGCCCCGAAAGAGATCGTCGACCTAGTCTTCGACGCGTTCGACCGGGAAGGTGCCGGCGCGCTGGCCGCCTGGATGATCCTCAACGGCAACAAGGAAGCATTGAACCCGGTGCTGGGGGCCATTCATGATCTGGTTGACCGACTGGCACAGGGTCAGCCGGGCCGCCCCGTACCGGAAGTGACGCTTTCGCTGATCCTCGGGGCCGTTGGCGACAGCCTGCTTGGCCAGCCGATCGCACAGGCGCTGGGCTTGCCCGGCGATGCCGCACGCCGTCTCGCTTTGGAGACCCTGGTCCGGCAGCTCGGCTGCTAA
- the obgE gene encoding GTPase ObgE → MHFLDQAKIFIRSGAGGPGAVSFRREKFIEYGGPDGGDGGKGGDIVFEAVAGLNTLIDFRYTQHFRAPRGKGGSGSNRTGAGGDDLVIKVPVGTQVLADDEERSLLADLTEVGQRITLLRGGDGGRGNASYKSSTNRAPRQHGTGWPSEEMWVWLRLKLLADVGLVGLPNAGKSTFLNATTNAAAKVGDYPFTTLRPQLGVVRHKGREFVLADIPGLIEGAAEGAGIGDRFLGHVERCRLLLHLVDAASDDPVESWEIVRGELEAYGAGLEDKPEVLALSRSDLVDEEELAGKSAALSDAAGIDPLPVSAPTADGLEPLLDRIVEALGGEEVPKVVEDEPADKDWSPL, encoded by the coding sequence ATGCATTTTCTCGACCAGGCCAAGATCTTCATCCGCTCCGGCGCGGGCGGCCCCGGTGCCGTCAGCTTTCGGCGGGAGAAGTTCATCGAGTACGGCGGCCCCGACGGCGGCGATGGCGGCAAGGGGGGCGACATCGTCTTCGAGGCGGTGGCAGGCCTCAATACCCTGATTGATTTTCGCTACACACAGCATTTCCGCGCGCCGCGGGGCAAAGGCGGCTCCGGCTCCAACCGCACCGGCGCGGGCGGCGACGATCTCGTCATCAAGGTGCCGGTAGGGACGCAGGTACTCGCAGACGACGAGGAGCGCAGCCTGCTGGCCGACCTGACGGAAGTGGGTCAGCGCATCACCCTGTTGCGTGGCGGCGACGGCGGGCGCGGCAATGCCAGTTACAAGAGCTCTACCAATCGCGCCCCGCGCCAGCACGGCACCGGCTGGCCGAGCGAGGAGATGTGGGTCTGGCTCCGGCTGAAACTGCTCGCCGACGTCGGTCTCGTGGGCCTTCCCAACGCCGGCAAGTCGACCTTCCTTAACGCCACGACCAATGCTGCGGCCAAAGTCGGCGATTACCCCTTCACCACTCTTCGGCCTCAGCTTGGGGTCGTCCGCCACAAGGGACGCGAATTCGTCCTGGCCGACATTCCCGGGCTGATTGAGGGTGCGGCCGAGGGCGCCGGGATCGGCGACCGTTTCCTCGGCCACGTCGAGCGCTGCCGACTGCTGCTTCACCTCGTGGACGCGGCAAGCGATGACCCGGTGGAATCCTGGGAAATCGTCCGCGGCGAGCTGGAAGCCTATGGCGCCGGTCTCGAGGACAAGCCGGAAGTGCTTGCGCTCAGCCGCTCCGACCTCGTCGATGAGGAAGAGCTTGCGGGGAAGTCGGCCGCGCTGTCCGACGCTGCCGGGATTGATCCCTTGCCCGTCTCAGCGCCCACAGCGGACGGTCTTGAGCCACTTCTGGATCGCATCGTCGAAGCGCTAGGTGGTGAAGAGGTGCCCAAGGTTGTGGAAGACGAGCCCGCAGACAAGGACTGGTCGCCGCTGTGA
- a CDS encoding NAD(P)-dependent oxidoreductase — translation MTGGTGFIGSRLLEQAPSGWKIAALTRRSMKPRRGVTWIEGALDDRQSLAALVKGANAVIHMAGTISGRTAQDFDIPNVEGTRTLLEAAQAAGVRRFVHVSSLAAREPSVSMYGGSKSRSEDVVRASTLNWVIVRPPAVYGPGDKETLELFRWAKRGIVMLPPAGRASIIHADDLSRLLLRLADGDAPSGIIFEPDDGSGGLAHPDLARALGKATGRSRTIPVSMPRSALKIGALLDQTIRREGAKLTRDRASYFCHPDWTSAPERAVPPELWQPTVKLADGLAATAEWYKANGWL, via the coding sequence GTGACCGGCGGGACCGGCTTCATCGGATCTCGCCTTCTTGAACAAGCACCCTCCGGCTGGAAGATCGCCGCCCTGACTCGCCGGTCGATGAAGCCGCGTCGTGGCGTGACCTGGATCGAAGGCGCGCTGGACGATCGGCAATCTCTGGCAGCCCTGGTCAAAGGCGCGAACGCGGTCATCCACATGGCCGGCACAATCTCCGGCCGCACGGCGCAGGATTTCGATATTCCCAATGTCGAGGGCACGCGTACCCTGCTCGAGGCGGCCCAGGCTGCCGGTGTGCGCCGCTTTGTCCACGTGTCGTCGCTCGCCGCTCGGGAACCGTCCGTGTCCATGTACGGTGGGTCGAAGTCCCGGTCAGAGGACGTGGTGCGCGCCTCGACACTGAACTGGGTGATCGTTCGCCCACCCGCGGTCTACGGACCGGGCGACAAGGAAACGCTGGAGCTGTTCCGATGGGCGAAGCGCGGCATCGTCATGCTGCCGCCCGCCGGCCGCGCTTCGATCATCCATGCCGACGATCTGTCGCGCTTGCTGCTCCGGCTAGCAGACGGCGATGCGCCCTCCGGCATCATCTTCGAGCCTGACGACGGCTCGGGCGGCCTGGCTCACCCCGACCTTGCACGAGCACTCGGCAAGGCGACTGGACGCAGCCGGACCATCCCGGTCTCCATGCCGCGTTCCGCCTTGAAGATTGGCGCCCTGCTCGACCAAACAATCCGGCGCGAAGGCGCCAAGCTGACCCGCGATCGAGCGTCTTATTTCTGCCACCCCGACTGGACTTCCGCTCCAGAGCGCGCCGTGCCGCCTGAACTGTGGCAGCCAACCGTTAAGCTTGCTGACGGACTTGCGGCGACGGCGGAATGGTACAAGGCCAACGGCTGGCTCTAG
- a CDS encoding acyl carrier protein — MTDRAETQAKILSLIEPFNKKGVEVTEATRFAQDLEWDSLTVLDFVATIEDEFDVLISMNMQAEIENVGQLVDAVEKLKAA, encoded by the coding sequence ATGACCGACCGTGCCGAAACACAAGCCAAGATCCTCTCCCTGATTGAGCCCTTCAACAAGAAGGGCGTCGAGGTGACGGAGGCGACCCGCTTCGCCCAAGACTTGGAGTGGGACAGCCTCACTGTGCTCGATTTCGTCGCCACTATCGAGGATGAGTTCGACGTCCTCATCAGCATGAACATGCAGGCCGAGATCGAGAATGTCGGCCAGCTCGTCGACGCGGTGGAAAAGCTCAAGGCCGCGTGA
- a CDS encoding ATP-binding protein: MDDDDRFDWRGGGAAAAALLAALILLGMVFLVALTNDARERALANERRAYDVALLVRSVDASISRSEAALGRFVLDERVDLSGNIYYSQWRLAEHQLAELRRLLGRNADQRRRTQYLDNLFRKRGEELAAAARAAAAKQGQVGPTLFYVASQSPTGPELSRTLDTIAKAERQALRARIQQSEVYSAEADRLSDYLSWLGLLVGAGAIFLGLIAVQAVRQNAASRREAEGEAYRAESLEMAVEARTQELRAANEALRAEAEEREAAEAQLRQVQKMEAVGQLTGGIAHDFNNMLAVVVGGIDLARRRLNGPRREIMTHLNNAMEGATRAAALTRRLLSFARSEPLLPDSVDPAELVTGMSDLLDRTIGERIQVEVDAVPGTWPIYVDSHQLENAIVNLAVNARDAMEGVGRMQVSTRNVTLAAGEIGDVQAGDYVRISVSDTGCGMAPEVIERAFEPFFTTKPVGKGTGLGLSQIFGFAHQSGGEVGIESVVGKGTTVSIYLPRSAAPAVTTAAMGMMQDQDDVRVTGARILVVEDDPRVRASTIGALEDLEYRPVACASGAEALQLFRTDLFDLVISDVIMPEMTGPEMIRKLKAEHDHFAVLFVTGYVGEGESDDLAGYELLRKPFTVSALASAVAAALSRTPSEPRPLAAAAAQG; encoded by the coding sequence GTGGACGACGACGATCGCTTCGACTGGCGGGGCGGGGGAGCGGCAGCGGCGGCGCTACTTGCGGCGCTGATCCTGCTCGGCATGGTCTTCCTCGTCGCCCTGACCAACGATGCTCGGGAACGGGCATTGGCGAACGAGCGCCGGGCCTACGACGTGGCCCTTCTCGTTCGAAGCGTCGACGCCAGCATCTCCCGCTCGGAAGCAGCGCTGGGCCGCTTCGTCCTCGACGAACGCGTCGATCTCAGCGGCAACATCTACTACAGCCAGTGGCGGCTAGCAGAGCATCAGCTGGCCGAACTGCGGCGCCTTCTGGGCCGCAACGCCGACCAGCGCCGCCGCACCCAATACCTCGACAACCTCTTCCGCAAGCGTGGCGAGGAGCTTGCGGCCGCCGCCCGCGCCGCCGCCGCCAAGCAGGGGCAGGTCGGCCCCACGTTGTTCTACGTCGCCTCCCAGTCGCCAACCGGCCCGGAGCTCAGCCGAACCCTCGACACGATCGCAAAGGCCGAGCGGCAGGCGCTACGTGCCCGGATTCAGCAGAGCGAAGTCTATTCCGCCGAGGCCGACCGCCTGTCCGACTACCTCAGCTGGCTCGGCCTCCTGGTCGGCGCAGGCGCGATTTTCCTCGGCCTGATCGCGGTTCAGGCGGTCCGACAGAATGCCGCCAGCCGCCGCGAGGCCGAGGGTGAAGCATACCGCGCCGAGTCCTTGGAAATGGCCGTTGAGGCACGCACCCAGGAGCTTCGCGCCGCCAATGAGGCGCTCCGTGCCGAGGCTGAGGAGCGCGAGGCGGCCGAGGCGCAGCTTCGGCAAGTCCAGAAGATGGAGGCGGTGGGGCAACTCACCGGCGGCATCGCGCACGACTTCAACAACATGCTTGCAGTGGTGGTCGGCGGCATCGATCTCGCCCGCCGGCGGCTCAATGGCCCTCGGCGCGAGATCATGACCCACCTCAACAATGCGATGGAGGGCGCCACCCGCGCCGCCGCACTGACGCGGCGGCTTCTATCCTTCGCCCGGTCGGAGCCCTTGCTGCCGGACAGCGTCGATCCGGCCGAACTCGTCACGGGAATGTCGGACCTGCTAGACCGCACCATCGGCGAGCGGATCCAGGTCGAAGTCGATGCGGTCCCCGGAACTTGGCCCATCTACGTCGACTCGCACCAGCTCGAAAACGCCATTGTCAACCTCGCGGTCAATGCCCGGGACGCGATGGAAGGCGTGGGAAGGATGCAGGTCAGCACCCGCAACGTCACTCTTGCCGCAGGCGAAATCGGCGACGTTCAGGCCGGCGACTATGTCCGCATCAGCGTCAGCGACACCGGCTGCGGCATGGCTCCGGAGGTGATCGAGCGCGCATTCGAGCCTTTCTTCACCACCAAGCCGGTCGGCAAGGGCACTGGTCTCGGCCTCAGCCAGATCTTCGGATTCGCCCATCAGTCGGGCGGCGAGGTCGGCATCGAAAGCGTGGTCGGCAAAGGAACCACGGTCTCCATCTACCTTCCCCGCAGCGCTGCACCCGCGGTCACGACGGCTGCCATGGGCATGATGCAGGATCAGGATGACGTTCGGGTCACCGGCGCGCGCATCCTCGTTGTCGAGGATGACCCCAGGGTGCGCGCCTCCACCATCGGCGCGCTTGAAGATCTGGAATATCGGCCGGTTGCCTGCGCCAGCGGCGCCGAAGCGCTTCAGCTCTTCCGAACCGACTTGTTCGATCTCGTGATCAGCGACGTCATCATGCCCGAGATGACCGGGCCTGAGATGATCCGGAAACTAAAGGCGGAGCATGACCATTTCGCGGTGCTGTTCGTCACCGGCTACGTCGGCGAAGGGGAGAGCGACGACCTGGCCGGCTACGAGCTGCTGCGCAAGCCGTTCACCGTAAGCGCACTGGCCAGTGCCGTGGCCGCGGCGCTGTCCCGAACGCCTAGCGAACCGCGCCCGCTCGCAGCAGCCGCGGCGCAAGGCTGA